ctgtctctcctcctggctgctgcttataacagagcgacaggtgattagataaaaaggcccaggtgggccttctacgcacctgtcgttgatttcgaggccggtcctgtcaacatcccgctttgctgcaggcccgcaggccacgccccctccacagttagcttcagaataacaatgttattacaaagaataagagacttattatactctggaaatgttggtcttacttaaaaaatgcacgcgtttagttgtgttcagtgttgaaaaaaatattatatggctcttagggaaatacattttaaaatatttggcttcttggttctcgcagccaaaaaggttcccgacccctggtctaaaaggTCTTGTTTCCCTGAGAGTTCTCAGGTGGATTGGAGGCTTagctttattttttgaaaaattgtGGGGGGaatgtagaaaaaatatatattttaaaaggcACAACCAAACGTTTAAAGACACTTCTACAGTACCTGCGACCCCCTGCTGAAGACCTCTGTTCTTCCCAGTGagcatttacaaaccccaaaagcgtgtaaatggtaaataaaaacagaatacaatgattaacaaatccttttcaacttattttcatttgaatagactgcaaatacacgAGACTTAACAATAAAACTGAAATACTTtgctattatttgcaaatattagctcatttggaatttgatgcctgcaacatgtgtcacaaaagctggcacaagtggcaacaaagactgaggaagttgaggaatgctcataaaacacttaatcggaacatcccacaggtgaacaggctaattgggaacaggtgggtgccatgattgggtataaaagcagcttccatgaaatgctcagtcattcacaaacaaggacggagcgagggtcaccactttgtcaacaaatgcctgagcaaattgttcaagaacaacatttctcaaccagctattgcaaggattttagggatttcactatcgaccgtccgtaatatcatcaaaaggttcagagaatctggagaaatcactgcacgtaagcaatgatattacagaccgtcgatccctcaggaagtactgcatcaaaaagtgacatcagtgtgtaaaggatatcaccacatgtgctcaggaacacttcagaaaatcactgtcagtacctacagtttgtcgctacatctgtaagtgcaagttaaaactatactatgcaaaacaaaagccatttatcaacaacacccagaaacgcagctggctactctgggcctgagctcatctaaaatggactgatgcacagtgtaaaagtgttctgtggtctgacgagtccacatttcaaattgcttttggaaactgtggatgtgaggtccttcggaccaaagaggaaaagataagccagcctctgtgatggtatgggggtgtattagtgcccaaggcatgggtaacttacacatctgtgaaggcaccattaatgctgaaaggtacatacaggttttggagcattcaagccactttttaatggacgcccctgcttatttcagcaaggcaatgccaagccacgtgctacaacagcgtggcttcatagtaaaagagtgcgggtactacactggcctgcatgtagtccagaaatggaaaatgtgtggtgcaatatgaagcctggTATATCAGAAGGgagactattgaacaacttaagctgtacatcaagcaagaacgggaaagaattccacttcaaaaatgtgtctccgcACTTCCCAAACCTTcactgattgttgttaaaaggaaaggccatgtaacgcagtggtaaaaatgcccctgtgccaaatttttggcaatgtgttgctgccattaaattcgaagctcatgattatttgcagtctattcaattgaataaaagttgaaaaggatttgcaaatcattgtattctcttgattgattgatttgattgattgaaacttgtattagtagattgcacagttcagtacatattctgtacaattgaccactaaatggtaacaccccaataagtttttcaacttgtttaagtcggggtccacgttaatcaattcatggtctttttatttaccatttacacaacatgacaacttcactgcttttgggtatTGTATTAAAACCATGGTATGAATATTACTGTACTGGTAATCAAGTTCAACAAAGACTGGTGTGAAATGACACCGCTTACCGGCTTCTCCGTTTCTCTTTTTTGAGGAAGTTTCTTCTTGGAAACTCTCTTTTCCGCCCGTCTCAACTCTGTGGTGGTGTCGGCTGCTTTTATGAGTTTCTGCAGGTCCTGGGCTTTCTTCTCCCGATCCTTCTTTCTTGTTTCAATCTTCCTCAGTTCTTGGATGAGATATTCTTCTTCTGCCACCTACAGGCCAGACAACAGAAGTGCAACCTGGGTGTAACTGCTGAATTATACAGCTGGCTTACATTGCTAACAGCAGGTCAACACCATTTTCTGGTGTTTGGGGTCTTTTTCCAGACTAGTGCCTGGTTTACCAGGAAATCCTTCAATCATCAGAAATGTTCTCAAAAAAGAAGTCTTACTTGCTCTGGTGTACGATTGAAGAGCTTGTCCAGTTGTTCTTTACGCCGCCTTTCATGACCGGCGTCAAAGATGTAGATCTTGGGCTCGGCCCCTGAAGCCGCACGGACCTTGGTCAGCTTCCCACAAATACCATAGTACCGTTCTTTGAGGTCCTCTATGGATCGTTTCTGAAATTTCAAACAGAAGCTGACTGAGTGCAATTATTTGTAACCTTAAAcaatatcattattataattatatgaGGAATTATTACGTAATATCAATGTAAGCTTGCAACGATTCATCGATTAAATTGATTAGTTTGATTAGGAAAAAGCTTCAATTCATATTATGTTgcttcaaataaaattttaatgagtgcaacaaataaatatttctaaGTCCGGACCACATAAAAGAAGATAAAACCAGTTAAATATAAGGTAAAATATGGTAgagggtaaatagaaggtaaaagaaagtaaaggtaaaatgtcaaaaatagtgaggtgaattgaagtgaattatatttatatagcgcttttctcaagtgactcaaagcgctttacatagtgaaaaccaatatctaagttacatttaaaccagtgtgggtggcactgggagcaggtgggtaaagtgtcttgcccaaggacacaacggcagtgactaggatggtggaggcgggaatcgaacctgcaaccctcaagttgctggcacggccactctaccaaccgagctatgccggttggtagagtaaaacaaaggtaaaataaataaataaataaggtaaatagaaagtaaacaaataaaaaaaaaaaagataaatacaacGCAAATAAAGGGTCAAAGGAGGTGATTATAaagtaaataaatggtaaaataaagtaaaataggTAAAAGAGTAGGTaaataaaaaggttaaaaaagtCAAACAAAAGATAAAAGGTTAAAAAAGTTAATTAAAAGGTTAAGGACGTAAAATAGGGTAAATGGCAAATaaaagggccctgcgatgagatggcgacttgtccagggtgtacaccgccttctgcacaaatgtagctgagatatgctcctgcaccccccgccaccccaaaagggacaagcggtagaaaatggatggatgggtaaatcAAAGGTAGAATaacgtaaaataaaaataaaagaaaataagccAAATAGGTTTAAATTAGATAATtataaagtaaataaaaggtaaaataaggtaaaatttATCAAAAACAACGTAGAAGATGCTAAACAGAAGGCAAAAGAAAGTAAACAAAGGTAAAAGGAGGTGATTAGTAAGTAAATCAATTATAATAGAAagtaaaacaagttaaatagaaggtaaacaaAAATGCTAAAAGATGGTGATTCGAATGTAAATAGGTAAAAGATGGTAAAACAAGGAAAAGGAGAAAAttgaaatgtaaataaaaaggtaaatatgaggtaaaaaaaagataaaagataattaaaaaaaagataaatagaaGCCAAAAGATAAAAGAAGTTAAATCAAAGTTAAAATACGACTAGTAGAAGGTACAAAGAAGGTATTAAAGGTAATGCGAAGTAGAAAAATATTTTGGTTTTTGCAACTATTTTCCCTATAATACCCATTGAGACTATAAAGTGTGATTCTTCGGATTATTTgatcaatcaaacaaaaacatCGAGATATTACTCGATTACTGAAATAATTGATGGCTGCAGCCCGAATAAAAAAGGATAATTGTGCTCCAACACATCCGTTTTTATCAGCCATCCTGAAACACCAAAGCCAGCCGCATCTTTGCTTGACTCTCACCTCCAGGTGCACTTAAATCTACATCAAACGGTTGTAGTTATAAATACGTTATTGCTTATCGGTCATGAGGAGCTGGTTATGACCTGTATCGGCCAAAAATCTGATATCATGCGTAATGTCAGGAGGGTGATTACCCTGTACTGCTGGTGGTCGTATCGGTCATGTACTACAACAAAGCGCAGGTCGAAGCGCTTGCACAGATCAAAGAGGTGGTCCGTCTCCGCTTTCGTCCAGCCGTCGTCATGGAGATGCACCTGGTACTCCTGCTCCGAGTACACGGGCACCTGCACCGTCTGTTCATGGAAAGAAGGAAGGGGGAGAATACGGCTTATGTCATGGAGAGAAACGGCGACATCTTCTGGCTGTGGACAACGAGCCAAGTCCACCTTGTTGAAGCGGGCAAAGGGGTAGTCCTTGCCCTCCTCGGCCGCCCGCCGCCAATGGTGGAATATGGCGCCGTCTCTTCGAGCTGGATTGGTGAAGGGCATCCACTTCCAGGGACGGACTTTTTTACAGCCCAGCTTGGCTTTGACCGTCCTGTAGCCCTGGGTGGTGTCGCTTGGCAGCAGTGGGGGCGCATCTCTACGGGGCGACAGAAGCCGAGGTTCAAAATACTTCATTGGTGAATATACACTCTCAGGAGTACACTGATCAATATACTGTATACTCACAGGAGTACACTCATGAACATACTGTACAATCTCAGGAATACACTGATGAGTATACTGTACACTCTTAGGAGTACACTGTTGAATATACAGTACACTCTCAAAAGTACACTGTTgaatatactgtacaatatcaggAGTACACTGATGAATATACTGTACAATCTCAGGAATACACCGATGAATATACTGTATACTCACAGGAGTATACTGATGAATATACTGTACACTCTTAGGAGTACACTGTTGAATATACTGTACACTCAAGAGTACACTGATGAATATACTGTACACTCAAGAGTACACTGATgaatatactgtactgtacactCTCAGGAGTACACCGATGAATATACTGTAAACTCTCAGGAGTACACTGATGAATATACTGTATACTCAAAGGAGTACACTCAATGAATATACTGTACAATCTCAGGGATACACTGATAAATATACTGTACACTCTTAGGAGTACACTGTTGAATATACTGTACACTCTCAAAAGTACACTGTTgaatatactgtacaatatcaggAGTACACTGATGAATATACTGTACAATCTCAGGAATACACCGATGAATATACTGTATACTCACAGGAGTACACTGATGAATATACTGTACACTCTCCAGAGTACACTGATgaatatactgtactgtacactCTCAGGAGTACACTGATGAATATACTGTACACTCAAGAGTACACTGATGAATATACTGTACACTCAAGAGTACACTGATgaatatactgtactgtacactCTCAGGAGTACACTGATGAATATACTGTACACTCTTAAGAGTACACAGTTGAATATACTGTACACTCAAGAGTACACTGATGAATATACTGTACACTCAAGAGTACACTGATgaatatactgtactgtacactCTCAAGAGTACACTGATGAATATACTGTACACTCTCAAGAGTACACTGATGAATATACTGTACACTCTCAAGAGTACActggtgtatacagtatatgcatatgaATGTAActaatggaaatgtataataatcCAGACCGCATAAAGGAagttgaataaaaattaaaagatgGTAGATAGAAGGTAATAAAAGAAGGTGGAAAAAAGGTAAATATGCGGTATAATAAGGCAAAGAACAAGGTTGAAGAAGGAAtataaaaaggtaaaagaagtaAATAAAAGGTGAAAAGACGTAAATACACAAAATAAAGTAAAGAAACGCAAAAACAAggtaaaatggttaaaaaaaggtAACTGGAAAGTAAAGgtaaatgtcaggttgtgacgttgatctgaccgttgaattttggtcattttacaaccaatattctacaccaCAAAGACAACGttgataaaacatgctttttgacgacatttaatcaatgttgggttctgacgttggtttgaccattgaaatttggtcatttttcaacgaaaatacgacattgaaacaacatgctttttgacgtttattcaatgtcaggttgtgacattgatctgaccgttgaattttggttatttcccaaccaatattctacaccaCAAAGACAACGttgataaaacatgctttttgacgacatttaatcaatgttggttccTACGTTGAtcagaccattgaaatttggtcattttccaacaaaaatacgacgttgaaacaacatgctttttaacaaggTTTATTCAATGAAGGGTTCTGAtgtcgatttgaccattgaattttggtaattgtccaaccaatattcaacaacacaactacaacgtggacaaaacatgctttttgacgacatttaatcaatgttgggttcttacGTCGATATGActattgaaatttagtcatttcccaaccattattcgacaactcaaacataacgttgaaactacatgctttttgacgttcaTTCATGTCAGGttatgacattgatttgaccgttggattttggtcattttacaaccaatattctacaccacaaatacaacgttgataaaacctgctttttgatgacatttaaacAATGTTGGTTCCTGGCATCGattagaccattgaaatttggtcattttccaacaaaaatacgacgttgaaacaacatgctttttaacaaggTTTATTCAAGGTTGATGTCAAGGTTGATgtcaatttgaccattgaattttggtaattgtCCAACCACTATTCAacaacaacgttgaaacaacaggctTTTTACTGATATTTAATCAATGATGGGTTCAGACGTCGATTTGACTATTGTAATttagtaatttcccaaccaatattcgacaactcaaacataacgttgaaacaacatgctttttgacgtttattcaatgtcaggttgtgacgttgatttgaccgttgaattttggtcattttccaaccaatattctacaacacaaagatagcgttgaaacaacacgctttttgacaacgtttaatcaatgttgggttctgacgttgatttgaccattgaagtttggtcacTTTCCAACAaaaatacgacgttgaaacaacatgctttttgacgtttattcaatgtcaggttgtgacattgatttgaccgttgaattttggtcattttccaaccaatattatacaatacaaatacaacgttgaaacaacacgctttttactgacgtttaatcaatgtggaGTTCTGATgtggatttgaccgttgaaatatGGTTATTTTCCAACAAATaatgtggatccaacgttagacataaACGTTGGCTCAATTGACAAATACAACTTTTTTCCAACGTTTTTTCAATAtctgttttaaaggacatgtacgtataccgtatttttcggactatgagtcgcagtttttttcatagtttggccgggggtgcgaattatactcaggagcaacttatgtgtgaaattattaccaaattaccgtaaaatatcaaatattattatttagctcattcacgtaaaagactagacgtataagatttaatgggatattgcgattaggagtgacagattgtttggtaaacgtatagcatgttttagagccgcatgtggctctttagcgccgccctagtggctctctgaagctttttcaaaaatgtatccaaaatggaaaaagatgagggggaaaaaaatatacaaaatatattttttgttttagtatagtTTCTGtcagaggacaaacatgacacaaacctccctaattgttataaaccACACGGTTTTTATTAAACCTACCTCGCTGATTCGAGTATTTTGCGAGTGCTATTTTTTccaactaattttggcggtccttgaactcaccgtagtttgtttacatgtataactttctccgactttctaagacgtgttttatgccacttctttttctgtctcattttgtccgccaaacttttaacgttgtgcatgaatgcacaaaggtgagttttgttgatgttattgacttgtgtggagtgataattaggcatatttggtcactgcatgactgcaacctaatcgatgctaacatgctatttaggctagctagatgtacatattgcatcactatgctTCATTaatagctatatttgagctcatttcctttaagtcctcttaattcaatttatatctcatgacactatctgtatgtaatatggcttttatttttttgcggctccagacatatttgtttttgtatttttggtccaatatggctctttcaacatttgagGTTGCCGACCccatttatagttatttgaatgactcttaccataatatgttaggttaacatagcaggcaccttctcagttggttatttatgcctcatataaagtacacttattcagcctgttgttcactattctttatttattttaaattgcctttcaaatgtctattcttggtgttgggttttatcaaataaatttcccccaaaaatgtgacttatactccaatgcgacttatatatgtgtttttttccccccttctttattacgcattttcggcaggtgcgacttatactctgaaaaatacggtaatcaacgttgtatcactGTCTTGTGTCTGCTGGGTTGCAATGCTGGCTGGAAAGTACACTCTTTGGTAAGATCCATTCCCACTCAACAAGCCACTGATGAAAACACAATTTGAATGCAAAATTAAGCTTAGGAACAATCCATACTTTTTATCGGAGTACAGCAGAGCGTAGACTTCTCTGTGCATTCCTTCCGGCCTCTTGAAGGTCAACGTTTCTGTTGTCTTCTTGGATTTTTTCTAGGATAGGGGAATAAAATGAAACAGATTATCTTTCGATTGGGCTTTTTCACAAAATGCATTTCTAATAACATATTTCTGTACATATAATAAATGCCGTAAACTGTAAGCTACTACATTTTGAAACCTGTGGCTAATAAAACGCTGTGGTTAATTTATGGATTATTCTTTGCTGACAACCATAATAATGcgaatggttaaaaaaaacacacaaaaaaacaagcaaagacactgaaaaggtgtgtaatGGTTTACGCCATGGCGCCAtcttccaatccaatccaatccactttatttatatagcacatttaaacaacaataacgtttccaaagtgctgcacagccatgttaaaaacaatattatgctccaccaatgactgaataaaacaaaaaatgcataaaaataaaacctataaaaacaatataaaaacaaatatgattaaaaactatttta
This genomic stretch from Nerophis ophidion isolate RoL-2023_Sa linkage group LG22, RoL_Noph_v1.0, whole genome shotgun sequence harbors:
- the dmap1 gene encoding DNA methyltransferase 1-associated protein 1, whose amino-acid sequence is MTTGADVRDILELTGGDNDGPISKKDLINSDKKKSKKTTETLTFKRPEGMHREVYALLYSDKKDAPPLLPSDTTQGYRTVKAKLGCKKVRPWKWMPFTNPARRDGAIFHHWRRAAEEGKDYPFARFNKTVQVPVYSEQEYQVHLHDDGWTKAETDHLFDLCKRFDLRFVVVHDRYDHQQYRKRSIEDLKERYYGICGKLTKVRAASGAEPKIYIFDAGHERRRKEQLDKLFNRTPEQVAEEEYLIQELRKIETRKKDREKKAQDLQKLIKAADTTTELRRAEKRVSKKKLPQKRETEKPALPETTGIKFPDFKSSGVTLRSQRMKLPSSVGQKKIKAIEQILAEQGVDLNPMPTEEIVQMFNELRSDLVLLYELKQAHSNCEYEQQMLRHRYEALLKAGGGGACGGGGGGMITALPQAGDGGANSMTASTPLGEAWPNTDDIKVEAKEQIIDVVGAPLTPNSRKRRESASSSSSVKKVKKP